A section of the Streptomyces sp. CG1 genome encodes:
- a CDS encoding DUF6093 family protein, which yields MLDQSAIARFAERHLMPDRVRVRRGNGEDVLDPETGDLVPARPLIVYDGKGGLYAHQERIRSTGSGQDGAWVEEVRAGYRLLLPLDAPEVREDDTVLVMEARDGQAVGRTYRVTAQGEVSSFPVLRTVWMEEHNRRPVAE from the coding sequence GTGCTTGACCAGTCGGCGATCGCCCGGTTCGCAGAGCGTCATCTGATGCCGGACCGAGTCCGGGTCAGGCGTGGCAACGGCGAGGACGTGCTGGACCCAGAGACCGGCGATCTGGTGCCGGCCAGGCCATTGATCGTGTACGACGGCAAGGGCGGTTTGTACGCACATCAGGAACGGATCCGCAGCACCGGTTCGGGGCAGGACGGTGCATGGGTGGAGGAAGTTCGTGCCGGCTACCGGCTGCTGCTGCCTCTCGATGCTCCGGAGGTGCGCGAAGACGACACGGTGCTAGTCATGGAGGCTCGTGATGGGCAGGCCGTTGGCCGGACGTATCGGGTGACCGCGCAGGGTGAAGTGTCGTCGTTTCCTGTGCTGCGCACGGTATGGATGGAGGAACACAACCGGAGGCCGGTAGCGGAGTGA
- a CDS encoding HK97 gp10 family phage protein, translating to MDGGTQPEAGSGVSGGSFQHPSLLAAALERGGKAAVAAAETAMRHGAKALVVQVQRNASGRPGPRAITGRYRASWESDVRRAGPVIVAEAGTSAPQGRRLEFGFVGVDSLGRHYAQRPFPHLGPAVAAFGPLLVRELGRAVSEEL from the coding sequence ATGGATGGAGGAACACAACCGGAGGCCGGTAGCGGAGTGAGTGGCGGCAGCTTCCAGCACCCGTCCCTTCTGGCGGCGGCATTGGAGCGAGGCGGGAAGGCGGCGGTGGCCGCAGCCGAGACAGCGATGCGGCACGGCGCGAAGGCTTTGGTGGTTCAGGTGCAGCGCAATGCGTCTGGGCGTCCTGGGCCACGAGCGATCACCGGCCGGTATCGGGCGTCGTGGGAGTCCGACGTACGCCGGGCCGGGCCAGTGATCGTTGCCGAGGCCGGTACGAGTGCGCCGCAGGGCCGCCGGTTGGAGTTCGGGTTCGTAGGTGTTGATTCCTTGGGCCGTCACTATGCCCAACGGCCGTTCCCTCATCTGGGACCCGCGGTCGCCGCCTTCGGTCCGCTGCTGGTGCGGGAACTCGGGCGAGCGGTCTCGGAGGAGCTGTGA
- a CDS encoding phage tail tape measure protein, with amino-acid sequence MSSYTLSVQARADFALLLSEIRQASRAMRGLGRDTAALNRQLNQIGSGARGSSSGLRGLGRDADRARAGLRRVGADGHTSMRQLRHGLLGARQEAHHLRSLLVGGGIVASLAEIAKEGNEYQLAINKWGAVTGASGVEMVQAAAKARELGSDLKIPGTSAAKAADAMLELAKAGQTSTSSIANARAAMQLAAADNLTAADAARYLGDVMDQFGLSSNNAGRAADVLAASANAASGGLQDIYYAMSYTGPVAAQLGISIEDTSAAVAMLARSGILGSKAGTSLRGMLTNLSRPTARMKQGLAELGVEAWDTQGNFKGLRTVIEGFEKAQHRMSQKDFLSSLAAVVGKPALAGTSALAHQGVEAFDQMHTAIARTGAAQEIAASQTKGLAGAVTQLKTQASNTGQALYTAAAPGLEKVTRLLTAGMTAATPGMAAALDYVQDLYTLAGPSVSKAVSAGLDEVGDALGGLGGPLRDVAFDTAAAGINVLVNGGRALAEILRNVGSAASPVADAIADMADEADAGGTALDIVVTALNLASSAAGAVSTTLIPVGHVVAGLVRGFAALPGPVQTAIVAMLLARRATPILMNLGRTVAGPVAGAYRSLGDQMRVQERLAAANGQSIGRIGQALAVLETRVPVVGRMAAACRSASGPVSGLTRAIGTGLGGAARGLMMALGGPWGVAIAAAGVGLSMLADHQQKAAQAASEHQSRISTLTQALRDSNGAVNDSVRAAAAQSIMDTQVFDGKNRLVDVMSKAGVSVRQLTDAYLGQDGGLNALQKRLNETAEANVEWIATQGGAAKTYNDQGLAAARAADALGAVKGEMSQAVKDAKDLADATGSGGRTAADAVGPFGKFSDAMRRLSDTTADADSRARALHDALNILAGGSVNLSAAEARLNRSVSDAAESLKGGVDHAQGYGKALLNMDASLSTVTRNGQKLYDLLQGLSTNSADAALAAYQYAEANGKSVPEALKAAQAQMATARESAIATAQGYGLTAEQAAKLADAAGLVPEQVSILLQTAGMDEAMAELIAVQQALKATPDNKTVTIATLSNEAREDLEKLGFKIKDLKDRRVQVTAPTDMARTELDALIAKIAQTPGGKHVEVTSATQATISSLEAVKQKIAGVPAGKTITVSAPTAGARVQLEALGFKITEVPGSKNVHISAPTGTQRAGVDALAQAINNLRNKSVTITTNHVSVLSSLVRPPSDIADALRKQADAQQRQANRHADGGVVDYFADGGMRREQHVAQIAPAGGWRVWAEPETGGESYIPLAPSKRTRSRRIAEETVRRLGGGPITWYADGGLSSWSYEPLGSSTFTVSDVVSKSQRKGKGGTEHFDLRMFEKNLRRSVKSAQGWRGDLAIVAQRAGTDVAKALQEMGEDGVALTRKMAHGSSKYVKDMAAQLAKLAGTARASLGDYTAQLQNAVKDSTAFQNNLVKLASSGFGDLAARLAEQNDADAEALAAQAVKDKKKAKKANTAAKNASKALGGEQLADLVQIIGALAKTRGIHDVADVTGHDEDRIVEIANRAKQQIKKTGRADRFLTDLVKANAGKAYANGGIWEPGVYSSEGGLIKFAEKETRGESYIPHAPAKRGRATAVLSETADRFGYALTPRGLVDAHAGRAQVVVVHQAPAIGQQTIHVTRAGAGADDIASAVSYQMRRARRGGVLR; translated from the coding sequence GTGTCGTCCTACACGCTCAGCGTTCAGGCGCGAGCGGACTTCGCCCTCCTCCTGTCGGAGATCCGGCAGGCCTCCCGCGCGATGCGCGGGCTCGGCCGCGACACCGCCGCCCTGAACCGGCAGCTCAACCAGATCGGCTCCGGAGCTCGCGGCTCCTCGTCTGGGCTTCGCGGTCTTGGCCGTGATGCTGACCGTGCCCGCGCGGGCTTGCGCCGTGTCGGTGCGGACGGGCACACGTCGATGCGGCAGCTCCGCCACGGGCTGCTCGGCGCCCGCCAGGAGGCGCACCATCTGCGCAGCCTCCTGGTCGGCGGAGGCATCGTCGCCTCGCTTGCGGAGATCGCGAAGGAGGGCAACGAGTACCAGCTCGCCATCAACAAGTGGGGCGCGGTCACCGGCGCGTCCGGCGTCGAGATGGTGCAGGCCGCGGCGAAGGCCCGCGAGCTCGGCTCCGACCTCAAGATCCCGGGCACCTCGGCGGCGAAGGCCGCGGACGCGATGCTGGAGCTGGCCAAGGCGGGCCAGACCTCCACCTCGAGCATCGCGAACGCCCGCGCGGCCATGCAGTTGGCGGCGGCCGACAACCTCACGGCTGCTGACGCCGCCCGGTATCTGGGTGACGTGATGGACCAGTTCGGTCTGTCATCGAACAACGCCGGCCGGGCCGCTGATGTGCTCGCCGCGTCGGCGAACGCCGCCTCCGGTGGCCTGCAGGACATCTACTACGCGATGTCCTACACCGGGCCAGTCGCCGCCCAGTTGGGTATCTCGATCGAGGACACCTCGGCGGCGGTGGCGATGCTGGCCCGCTCCGGCATCCTCGGCTCCAAAGCAGGAACGTCCCTGCGCGGGATGCTGACGAACCTGTCGCGTCCCACCGCCCGGATGAAGCAGGGCCTGGCCGAACTCGGCGTCGAAGCGTGGGACACGCAGGGCAACTTCAAGGGCCTGCGTACGGTGATCGAGGGCTTCGAGAAGGCCCAGCACCGCATGTCCCAGAAGGACTTCCTCAGCTCCCTCGCTGCCGTCGTCGGCAAACCTGCCCTCGCCGGCACGTCTGCGTTGGCGCATCAAGGCGTCGAGGCATTCGACCAGATGCACACGGCGATCGCGCGCACCGGCGCGGCCCAGGAGATCGCCGCCTCTCAGACCAAGGGCCTGGCAGGTGCCGTCACCCAGCTCAAGACGCAGGCCTCCAACACCGGACAGGCCCTCTACACCGCGGCCGCGCCCGGGTTGGAGAAGGTCACCCGGCTACTGACCGCCGGGATGACGGCTGCCACCCCAGGAATGGCCGCGGCCCTGGACTATGTACAAGACCTGTACACCCTGGCGGGGCCGTCGGTGTCGAAGGCCGTCTCAGCCGGTCTGGACGAGGTGGGTGATGCGCTCGGCGGGCTGGGCGGACCGCTGCGGGACGTCGCTTTCGACACTGCCGCCGCAGGGATCAACGTCCTCGTCAACGGCGGCCGCGCCCTCGCCGAGATCTTGCGCAACGTAGGCTCCGCCGCGTCCCCCGTCGCCGACGCCATCGCGGATATGGCGGACGAGGCCGATGCCGGTGGTACGGCGCTCGACATCGTCGTCACCGCCCTCAACCTGGCCTCCTCAGCAGCTGGAGCCGTCTCGACCACGCTGATCCCGGTCGGGCATGTGGTCGCCGGGCTGGTGCGCGGGTTCGCGGCGTTGCCGGGGCCGGTGCAGACGGCGATCGTGGCAATGCTGCTCGCGCGCCGCGCCACCCCCATCCTCATGAACCTTGGCCGCACGGTGGCGGGTCCGGTCGCGGGCGCCTACCGGTCGCTCGGCGATCAGATGCGCGTGCAAGAGCGGCTCGCTGCCGCGAACGGCCAATCGATCGGCCGTATCGGCCAGGCCCTCGCCGTCCTGGAGACCCGGGTGCCGGTGGTGGGGCGGATGGCTGCCGCATGCAGGTCCGCCAGTGGTCCCGTGTCGGGCCTGACCCGGGCCATCGGCACGGGCCTGGGTGGAGCGGCGCGTGGGCTGATGATGGCGCTCGGCGGCCCGTGGGGTGTCGCGATCGCCGCCGCCGGAGTAGGGCTGTCGATGCTCGCCGACCATCAGCAGAAGGCGGCGCAGGCTGCGTCCGAGCACCAGTCGCGGATCAGCACCCTCACACAGGCGCTGCGCGACTCCAACGGGGCGGTCAACGACAGTGTCCGAGCCGCTGCCGCGCAGTCGATCATGGACACGCAGGTCTTCGACGGGAAGAACCGGCTCGTCGACGTCATGTCGAAGGCCGGCGTCTCCGTCCGGCAGCTCACCGACGCCTACCTCGGGCAGGACGGCGGGCTAAACGCCCTGCAGAAGCGGCTGAACGAGACAGCCGAGGCGAACGTCGAGTGGATCGCCACCCAGGGTGGAGCGGCGAAGACGTACAACGATCAAGGCTTGGCCGCTGCGCGTGCGGCGGATGCGCTCGGCGCGGTCAAGGGCGAGATGTCGCAGGCAGTCAAGGACGCCAAGGACCTCGCCGACGCCACCGGCTCCGGCGGACGCACGGCTGCGGATGCAGTCGGCCCATTCGGGAAGTTCTCCGACGCGATGCGCCGGCTGTCCGACACCACGGCGGACGCCGACTCCCGGGCACGGGCCCTGCACGATGCGCTGAACATCCTCGCGGGCGGCTCGGTGAACCTGTCCGCGGCCGAAGCCCGCCTGAACCGGTCAGTGTCGGACGCGGCAGAGTCGTTGAAGGGCGGCGTCGACCACGCGCAGGGGTACGGCAAAGCACTGCTGAACATGGACGCCTCGCTGTCCACAGTCACCCGCAACGGACAGAAGCTCTACGACCTGCTCCAGGGCCTGTCGACGAACTCTGCGGACGCCGCCCTCGCCGCCTACCAGTACGCGGAGGCGAACGGAAAGAGCGTGCCGGAGGCGTTGAAGGCCGCCCAGGCGCAGATGGCCACCGCCCGCGAGTCCGCGATCGCCACCGCCCAGGGCTACGGCCTCACCGCCGAGCAGGCCGCCAAGCTCGCCGACGCAGCCGGGCTGGTGCCCGAACAGGTCTCCATCCTGCTGCAGACGGCCGGCATGGACGAGGCGATGGCCGAACTCATCGCCGTCCAACAGGCGCTGAAGGCCACCCCGGACAACAAGACCGTCACCATCGCCACCCTCTCCAACGAGGCGCGTGAGGACCTGGAGAAGCTCGGCTTCAAGATCAAGGACTTGAAGGACCGGCGTGTGCAGGTCACCGCGCCGACCGACATGGCACGCACCGAGCTGGATGCGCTGATCGCGAAGATCGCCCAGACCCCGGGTGGCAAGCATGTCGAGGTCACCTCTGCCACGCAGGCGACCATCAGCAGCCTGGAAGCGGTCAAGCAGAAGATCGCTGGGGTCCCGGCAGGTAAGACGATCACAGTGTCGGCGCCGACGGCTGGGGCGCGCGTCCAACTCGAGGCCCTGGGCTTCAAGATCACTGAGGTCCCTGGCAGCAAGAACGTCCACATCTCCGCGCCGACCGGCACGCAGCGAGCGGGCGTCGATGCCCTGGCCCAGGCCATCAACAACCTGCGCAACAAGTCGGTGACCATCACCACCAACCACGTGAGCGTGCTGTCGTCGCTCGTCCGGCCGCCCTCCGACATAGCCGACGCGCTGCGTAAGCAGGCAGATGCCCAGCAAAGGCAAGCCAACCGGCACGCCGACGGCGGTGTTGTCGACTACTTCGCCGACGGCGGCATGCGCCGTGAACAGCACGTCGCGCAGATCGCACCCGCTGGGGGGTGGAGAGTCTGGGCTGAGCCGGAGACGGGCGGGGAGAGCTACATTCCGCTCGCGCCGAGCAAGCGGACGCGCTCGCGGCGGATCGCGGAAGAGACCGTACGGCGCCTGGGCGGCGGGCCCATCACCTGGTACGCGGACGGTGGCCTGTCGAGTTGGTCGTACGAGCCGCTCGGCAGCAGCACCTTCACCGTGTCGGATGTCGTCTCAAAGTCGCAGCGCAAGGGCAAGGGCGGCACGGAGCACTTCGACTTGCGCATGTTCGAGAAGAACCTCCGCAGGTCCGTGAAGTCTGCCCAGGGCTGGCGTGGTGATCTGGCCATCGTGGCGCAGCGCGCCGGAACCGACGTGGCCAAGGCGCTGCAGGAGATGGGCGAAGACGGTGTCGCCCTGACGCGGAAGATGGCGCACGGCTCCAGCAAGTATGTGAAGGACATGGCCGCGCAGCTCGCCAAGCTCGCCGGCACCGCCCGCGCCTCCCTCGGTGACTACACGGCCCAGTTGCAGAACGCGGTGAAGGACAGCACCGCCTTCCAGAACAACCTGGTCAAGCTCGCTTCCAGCGGCTTCGGTGATCTCGCTGCGCGCCTGGCCGAGCAGAACGACGCGGATGCCGAGGCGCTCGCGGCTCAGGCGGTGAAGGACAAGAAGAAGGCGAAGAAGGCCAACACCGCGGCGAAGAACGCGTCCAAGGCCTTGGGCGGGGAGCAGCTCGCCGACCTGGTGCAGATCATCGGGGCGCTCGCGAAGACCCGGGGCATCCACGACGTGGCCGATGTGACCGGTCACGACGAGGACCGGATCGTTGAGATCGCTAACCGGGCCAAGCAGCAGATCAAGAAGACCGGGCGTGCCGACCGGTTCCTGACCGACCTGGTGAAGGCGAACGCTGGGAAGGCGTACGCGAACGGCGGGATCTGGGAGCCCGGCGTCTATTCCTCCGAGGGCGGGCTGATCAAGTTCGCGGAGAAGGAGACACGGGGCGAGTCGTACATCCCGCACGCCCCGGCGAAGCGCGGCCGCGCCACCGCCGTCCTCTCGGAGACTGCCGACCGGTTCGGCTACGCGCTCACGCCCAGGGGGCTCGTCGACGCGCATGCGGGCCGCGCGCAGGTGGTCGTGGTGCATCAGGCGCCGGCGATCGGCCAGCAGACCATCCATGTCACCCGGGCCGGGGCGGGCGCGGACGACATCGCCTCCGCCGTCTCGTACCAGATGCGCCGCGCCCGCCGAGGGGGTGTCCTGCGGTGA